AGGTTGATAAAGTTCAACATCTCCGGTCTTGCAGACTGACAAGAGGGCGAACAGGACTGTAAAGACCACAACTAATAAACGTATTTTCTGATTGGACAGAAAGCATATGACCAAATAATACAACTCGGTCGCGAAGTATGTGAGTATGGAACATCAGAGCAAGCAAGAAGCCTAACTAATGTTAAACTGAATTAGACCAAAACAAGCAGGTCGGGATAATTCCTGACCTGCTTGTTTTGACGCAAAATTGCGAAAAAATTATTTGATTACTGGTTATTGCTTAAATATTCTTTTAAAGCAAGTGAAAGCTGATCCGGGCAGGATGTTGCTTTGTATCCACATTTGATACCTTCGATACGTGAAATTGCTTCGTGAATATCCATTCCTTCAACGAGGCGCCCGATGCCCTGTAAGTTACCGTTACATCCGCCTGTGAACTCAACATTATGAATACGTCCAGCTTCATCTACTTCTAAGTGAATATTCTTAGAACAGACGCCGTGTGGTGTAAATTCCATGAGTATAGTCCTCCTTTATATTTATACTATTATTGTGCCTTATAAAATTGCTTCAATGATTATAACACAGCCTTATAAGAAAATGCTAGTGCATATTATAAGAAATCTGATATAATAGCTATTGTAATTTTGAAGGGAAATCTATAGATATAGATAAAAACAATATGTAGGAAAAACGGAGGATTTTCAAATGATAGGAATTATCGGAGCAATGGATGAAGAGGTTGCAATCTTAAAGGAATCGATGGAAGTTCAGGATACGATGGAACGTGCCGGAATGACTTTTGTCAAAGGTATTATGAGTGGCAAGGAAGTTGTAGTTGTAAGAAGTGGTATCGGAAAAGTCAACATGGGAATCTGCGCACAGATTCTGATTGACTGTTTTGGTGTGGATACGCTGATCAATACAGGTGTGGCAGGTTCTCTGGATGCAGATATCAACATCGGGGATATCGTGATTTCTACAGATGCAGTTCAGCACGACATGGATGTAAGTATGCTTGGCGATCCGGTAGGACAGATTCCGAGAATGGATACCTTTTCTTTCCCGGCAGATGAGAAGCTTGTGAAGCTGGCAGTGGAAGTAAACAAAGAAGTGAATCCGGACATTCAGACATTTACCGGAAGAGTGCTCAGCGGAGATCAGTTTATTTCCGGCAAGGAAAAGAAGGAATATCTGGTAAAGACATTTGATGGAAAGTGTGCGGAGATGGAAGGCGCAGCAATGGCGCAGACCGCATATCTGAATAAAGTTTCGTATGTCATTATTCGTGCAATTTCGGACAAAGCTGACAACAGTGCAACGATGGATTATCCGGAGTTTGTGAAGATGGCAATCACCCATTATGTAGGGCTTGTCAAAGGTCTTGTAGAAAGAATGTAATGCGTAAGGCAGCAAAGTAAAACAGAAAAGCAGCGTCATTTTCCAGACAGGATGTCGGATTGTGGCGAACGATTAGGGAATCCAAATTCGGAGGTTTACGGTATAATGACGGTAAATCTAAGAAGGAGGATTCTTTTTATGTTGGAAATGTTCGTGGTGAGAGAAACGGTATTTTTTCTGACGGGAGTGATGATCGGGATCGGCGCGATTGCAAGACTGATTACCGGGATTTCACTGAAAAAGCTGGTAAGAGCAGCAAGTAACATGAGTAAAAGCAATCATCCGCTGATGCGGCTTGTAAGGGCAAAATTTGAGCATGGGTGTATGGTGAGTGATAAAGTACAGAATGTTGGTGCATTTGTAGAGAAATATTTGTATGAATACCGGGTGCTTGGCGTGAGGCTGCATACCTGGAGGCAGTGGGCGAAGGGGAGCATCTGGCTCTGCCTTATCTTTGGAGCCACAGGAACAGCGCTTGCTTATGCAGCGGGGGAGAGGGAACAGGGACTTTACAGATATGGTATTTTGGGCGGTATGGGAGCTTTGGCGCTCTTTCTACTCCGGATGCTTGCGGATGATGCCTATCAGCTGGAGGCAGCGAAAACCTATATGGTAGATTTTCTGGAAAATACATATGCTCATCGCTATGAGAAGACCAATCAGAAAGAAATCCAGGTTACGGTTCAGAGAGCGGATGAGATTCCGGAGAAAATGGATGCAGAGGAAAATGAAGCGGCGCATTCTGGTCAGGTGCAAAGACCATTTTCAGAAGAAACCGTGCCAGCAAGCGCAGCTACGGTAAATGCGGTTTCTGCGAACGAAAAACGGTATACAGAAGATGGACAAATGCAGCAGACCGTGCAGACAGTAGCAAAAGTGGGACAGGCGAATGCAAATCAGGCTGATGAAATGCGGACGCAGCAGCCGGGAGCACGGATGGAAGATACAGCCGGTTCCAGATTTAAGCAGGAAGATACCGGCGAAAAGCTGGAGCCGACAAAAGAGGCAAGAATCCGGGAAATTCTGGAAGAATTCCTTGCCTGACTGGTGTGGATAATCGCAAGTTAAGTGAAATCTGCCCAGTATATAAAAAAGTCTTTTTCGGGTAAAAAATGATTTGAAAATATAAAATACCGATATGTGGAAAAGCTGATTCCAGATATCGGTATTTCTATTATTATTGGGTAGGTGGTACACTTTTGCAGTTCACCGTTTTACAGAAAAAACACAGAATGAACACAGATTGCCCCTAGAAGTTTCACAAATCATCCGTATAATTGAAAAGCATGAAATTTTGTAGTCAGGAGGAACAATATTGATTGAGGT
The sequence above is drawn from the Coprococcus comes ATCC 27758 genome and encodes:
- a CDS encoding 5'-methylthioadenosine/adenosylhomocysteine nucleosidase; the encoded protein is MIGIIGAMDEEVAILKESMEVQDTMERAGMTFVKGIMSGKEVVVVRSGIGKVNMGICAQILIDCFGVDTLINTGVAGSLDADINIGDIVISTDAVQHDMDVSMLGDPVGQIPRMDTFSFPADEKLVKLAVEVNKEVNPDIQTFTGRVLSGDQFISGKEKKEYLVKTFDGKCAEMEGAAMAQTAYLNKVSYVIIRAISDKADNSATMDYPEFVKMAITHYVGLVKGLVERM
- a CDS encoding TIGR03905 family TSCPD domain-containing protein, which codes for MEFTPHGVCSKNIHLEVDEAGRIHNVEFTGGCNGNLQGIGRLVEGMDIHEAISRIEGIKCGYKATSCPDQLSLALKEYLSNNQ